From Sporosarcina sp. Marseille-Q4943, the proteins below share one genomic window:
- a CDS encoding pyroglutamyl-peptidase I: MKKLLLTGFEPFLSFTVNPTMRIVEELNGQQIGSYEIHSEVLSVDFTSSGKQLLEHIERVQPDAVLSLGLAGGRYKMTPERIAINVKDGEADNSGNKPIDEIIDAQGEPAYMSTLPVREMVDQLVAAGLPAEVSNTAGTYLCNNVMYEGLHYAATRRPHMKSGFLHIPASHELAIQHGRIPSWSHEDLKKGVTVCIEVLSAAEG; the protein is encoded by the coding sequence ATGAAAAAACTACTCCTAACAGGGTTCGAACCATTTTTGAGTTTTACAGTAAACCCGACGATGCGAATCGTAGAGGAACTGAATGGTCAGCAGATCGGGAGTTACGAAATCCATAGTGAAGTGTTATCGGTCGACTTCACTTCCTCGGGTAAGCAGCTTCTTGAACATATCGAAAGAGTACAGCCGGATGCGGTGTTATCGCTCGGTTTGGCAGGGGGACGTTATAAAATGACGCCGGAGCGGATTGCGATTAACGTGAAAGATGGCGAAGCCGATAACTCCGGTAATAAGCCGATCGATGAAATCATCGATGCGCAGGGCGAACCGGCGTATATGTCGACATTGCCGGTGAGGGAAATGGTCGATCAACTTGTTGCAGCCGGATTGCCGGCGGAAGTGTCGAACACGGCGGGGACGTACTTGTGTAACAATGTCATGTACGAAGGTTTGCACTATGCGGCGACCCGACGACCACATATGAAGTCCGGATTCCTACATATTCCCGCTTCCCATGAACTTGCAATTCAACACGGCCGCATTCCGAGCTGGTCCCATGAGGATTTGAAAAAGGGCGTTACGGTTTGCATTGAAGTGTTGTCTGCAGCTGAAGGTTGA
- a CDS encoding IclR family transcriptional regulator: MNNKNKTVVRSMDILNLFIDHAELTFQEIIEISGIPKTSVYRMLMSLEEMGLVEKGADAKYRLGLLFLQFGHLVSSRIDIRQIAYPIMQELHKDVEEAINLIVRQGDEAIYIEKVDIHQKVRLYTAIGRRSPLYAGACSRVILSFLRDHEIDAYLETIELHSFANGTITDKDLLYETIRMARMNGYTLSNSELENYTSAIAAPIFDHRGDVVAGISIAGIEANYQDENIPVLAAKAIEAAGKISRQLGYNRI; encoded by the coding sequence ATGAACAATAAAAATAAAACGGTTGTCCGTTCAATGGATATTTTAAATTTATTCATAGATCATGCTGAATTGACATTTCAGGAAATCATTGAAATTTCGGGTATTCCGAAGACGTCCGTCTACCGGATGCTCATGTCTTTGGAGGAAATGGGCTTAGTGGAAAAAGGCGCGGATGCGAAATATCGGCTGGGACTCTTATTTCTGCAGTTTGGTCATCTCGTTTCATCAAGGATCGACATACGGCAAATTGCATATCCGATCATGCAGGAGTTACATAAAGATGTGGAGGAAGCGATCAATCTGATCGTCCGTCAAGGCGACGAAGCGATCTATATCGAGAAAGTCGACATCCATCAGAAAGTGCGACTTTACACCGCAATCGGCAGAAGAAGCCCCTTATATGCAGGTGCATGTTCGCGGGTCATCTTGTCTTTTTTGCGGGATCACGAAATCGATGCCTATTTGGAAACGATCGAACTGCATTCATTCGCAAATGGAACGATTACGGATAAGGACCTTTTGTATGAAACGATAAGAATGGCTCGAATGAACGGTTATACATTAAGCAATTCCGAATTGGAGAATTACACTTCCGCTATCGCCGCGCCTATTTTTGACCATAGAGGCGATGTCGTTGCCGGGATTAGCATCGCCGGTATCGAAGCGAATTATCAAGATGAAAACATCCCGGTTTTGGCGGCTAAAGCAATCGAGGCGGCGGGGAAGATATCCCGGCAATTAGGCTATAATCGTATATGA
- a CDS encoding LamB/YcsF family protein, protein MFRVDLNCDLGESFGRYELGEQQEILKYVTSANVACGFHAGDPTVMRETVKLAIENGVKIGAHPGLPDLNGFGRREMKITPQEGYDMVVYQIGALQGFLATFDETMQHVKPHGALYNMASKDAELAEAIAQAVYDISPDLVLFALAGSELAKAGEKIGLRTAHEVFADRTYQADGSLTSRSQADAMITDQEQSVTQVVKMVTEGKVISQQHTEVPLKADTICIHGDGEHALDFAKYIKKTLERNNITVSAIGN, encoded by the coding sequence ATGTTTCGTGTCGATTTGAATTGTGATTTAGGGGAGAGCTTCGGGCGGTATGAGCTCGGCGAACAGCAGGAGATCTTGAAATATGTGACGTCAGCGAACGTGGCATGCGGGTTCCATGCGGGCGACCCGACAGTCATGAGGGAAACAGTCAAGCTGGCAATTGAGAATGGCGTGAAAATCGGCGCGCATCCGGGATTGCCGGATTTGAACGGATTCGGCCGCAGGGAAATGAAAATCACTCCGCAAGAAGGTTACGATATGGTCGTTTATCAAATCGGCGCATTGCAAGGATTTTTGGCGACGTTCGATGAAACGATGCAGCATGTGAAACCACACGGCGCTTTGTATAATATGGCGTCGAAGGATGCGGAGTTAGCTGAAGCGATCGCGCAAGCGGTCTATGATATTTCGCCTGATTTGGTATTGTTCGCACTTGCCGGCAGCGAATTGGCGAAGGCCGGCGAAAAGATCGGCTTACGTACTGCGCATGAAGTGTTTGCGGACCGGACTTACCAAGCGGACGGATCGTTGACTTCACGTTCACAAGCGGACGCGATGATCACCGATCAAGAGCAATCGGTGACGCAAGTAGTGAAAATGGTGACGGAAGGCAAAGTCATCTCCCAACAACATACGGAGGTCCCGTTAAAAGCGGATACGATTTGCATTCACGGGGACGGGGAACATGCGCTTGATTTTGCAAAATACATCAAAAAGACATTGGAACGGAACAACATTACCGTTTCTGCAATCGGGAACTAG
- a CDS encoding YfiT family bacillithiol transferase — protein sequence MDVKYPIGELQVPENVTLENVQEWLKDIGTYTTRLREVVDSLNDEEFSRTYREGAWTVRQLVHHIADSQLNMYQRLKLALTDENPTVPAFDEEKWAIQPDTQLPVESSIKMLEGINERIVALGNSLTKEQFDRVFTHEKNGEISVATKIAKLAWHENHHLEHIKIALLK from the coding sequence ATGGACGTAAAATATCCAATTGGGGAATTGCAAGTTCCTGAAAACGTAACATTGGAAAATGTTCAAGAGTGGCTAAAGGACATCGGGACGTACACGACTCGATTAAGAGAAGTTGTTGACTCATTAAATGATGAAGAATTCAGCAGAACATATCGTGAAGGTGCCTGGACAGTCCGTCAACTTGTTCATCATATTGCAGATTCACAATTAAACATGTATCAACGATTAAAGCTTGCATTAACGGACGAAAATCCAACAGTACCAGCTTTTGATGAAGAAAAGTGGGCGATCCAACCAGACACACAGCTTCCGGTAGAAAGCTCCATTAAAATGCTGGAAGGCATTAATGAGCGCATCGTCGCCTTGGGAAATAGTTTAACTAAAGAGCAGTTTGATCGAGTTTTTACTCACGAGAAAAACGGTGAAATATCAGTAGCTACGAAGATTGCAAAATTAGCTTGGCACGAAAATCATCATTTGGAACATATAAAGATTGCATTATTAAAATAA
- a CDS encoding putative hydro-lyase, giving the protein MRNFEKMSPVELRELIRQQEITGPTAGMAKGYTQANLVILKKEHAFDFLLFCQRNPKPCPLLDVTEPGSFIPGKISEGADIRKDIPKYRIYKDGVYTEEVTDITDYWEDDMVGFLLGCSFTFETPLLESGIPVRHIEENCNVPMYKTNIPCDKAGIFEGPTVVSMRPMSHEDAIRAIQITSRFPAVHGAPIHIGDPSQIGIEDISKPDFGDAVTIKEGEIPVFWACGVTPQAVAMESKPSIMITHAPGCMFISDLKGEKLSVL; this is encoded by the coding sequence ATGCGAAACTTTGAGAAAATGTCTCCGGTCGAATTAAGGGAACTGATTCGTCAACAGGAAATCACCGGACCGACAGCCGGCATGGCGAAAGGGTATACGCAGGCGAATCTCGTTATTTTGAAGAAGGAACATGCCTTTGATTTCCTGCTGTTCTGTCAACGAAATCCGAAACCATGCCCTTTACTGGACGTGACAGAACCGGGTTCATTCATCCCGGGGAAAATTTCGGAAGGTGCCGACATTCGTAAAGACATCCCGAAATACCGGATTTACAAGGACGGCGTCTATACGGAAGAAGTGACGGATATTACGGACTACTGGGAGGACGATATGGTCGGTTTCCTGTTGGGCTGCAGCTTCACATTCGAAACGCCGCTTCTCGAAAGCGGGATTCCGGTCCGGCATATCGAGGAAAACTGCAATGTCCCGATGTATAAAACGAATATCCCGTGTGATAAAGCCGGAATCTTCGAAGGCCCGACCGTTGTCAGTATGCGTCCGATGTCGCATGAAGATGCCATCCGCGCGATTCAGATCACGAGCCGGTTCCCGGCGGTACACGGCGCTCCGATCCATATCGGGGATCCAAGCCAGATTGGAATCGAAGATATATCCAAACCCGATTTTGGGGATGCGGTAACCATCAAGGAAGGTGAGATCCCGGTGTTCTGGGCATGCGGCGTAACACCGCAAGCAGTCGCCATGGAAAGTAAACCTTCCATCATGATTACACACGCACCGGGCTGCATGTTCATTAGTGATTTGAAAGGTGAGAAGTTGAGTGTTTTGTAG
- a CDS encoding acetyl-CoA C-acetyltransferase, translating to MSNEVVIVSAVRTAIGSFLGSLKDVSAAELGGIVIKEAISRSGVKAEDVDEVIMGNVLQAGVGQNPARQAAIKAGLPETVPSMTINKVCGSGLKAVHLARQAILAGDADIVVAGGMENMSQAPFLLNNAREGFKMGDQKLVDSMISDGLWCAFNNYHMGITAENLCDRYSITREEQDAFSAASQEKAAAAIENGKFKDEIVSVEIPQRKGDPIVFDTDEYVKAGTTSDKLGKLRPAFKKDGSVTAGNASGINDGAAAFVIMSRTKADELGIAPLAILTANANAGVDPAVMGIGPVQAVKNVLEKSGMELADIDLIEANEAFAAQSLAVDRELNFDKDKLNVNGGAIALGHPIGASGARILVTLLHEMRRRDAKTGLATLCIGGGQGVATIVQLP from the coding sequence TTGTCAAACGAAGTAGTGATTGTAAGTGCTGTACGGACGGCGATCGGATCATTTTTAGGGTCGTTAAAAGATGTTTCGGCAGCGGAGCTCGGTGGAATCGTCATTAAGGAAGCAATCTCACGTTCTGGAGTGAAGGCTGAAGATGTGGACGAAGTAATCATGGGGAATGTGTTGCAGGCGGGGGTTGGTCAAAATCCGGCACGGCAAGCAGCAATCAAAGCTGGCCTTCCTGAAACGGTCCCTTCCATGACAATCAATAAAGTATGCGGATCCGGTTTAAAAGCGGTCCACTTAGCGAGACAAGCAATCCTAGCGGGGGATGCGGACATCGTCGTTGCAGGCGGCATGGAAAATATGAGCCAGGCGCCATTCTTGTTGAACAACGCAAGGGAAGGCTTTAAGATGGGTGATCAGAAACTCGTCGACAGCATGATCTCTGACGGCCTTTGGTGCGCTTTCAATAATTATCATATGGGGATAACAGCAGAGAATCTCTGTGACCGCTATTCGATCACAAGAGAAGAGCAGGATGCATTTTCTGCGGCCTCTCAAGAGAAGGCAGCTGCGGCGATCGAAAATGGTAAATTCAAAGATGAAATCGTCTCAGTGGAAATTCCACAACGAAAAGGCGATCCAATCGTATTTGACACGGATGAGTATGTAAAAGCAGGGACAACGAGTGACAAATTAGGGAAATTGCGTCCTGCATTCAAAAAGGATGGAAGTGTAACTGCGGGGAATGCTTCCGGCATTAACGACGGAGCTGCTGCATTTGTCATTATGTCACGAACGAAAGCGGATGAACTCGGCATTGCACCTCTAGCAATATTGACCGCAAACGCAAATGCAGGTGTCGATCCAGCTGTCATGGGCATCGGACCGGTCCAAGCAGTGAAAAACGTACTTGAGAAATCAGGAATGGAACTTGCGGATATCGACCTGATTGAAGCGAATGAAGCGTTCGCCGCACAATCGCTCGCTGTCGACCGTGAGCTTAATTTTGATAAAGATAAATTGAACGTAAACGGCGGCGCAATTGCGTTGGGCCATCCAATCGGAGCAAGCGGTGCCAGGATTCTTGTTACATTATTACATGAAATGAGACGTCGCGATGCTAAAACGGGTCTAGCTACATTATGCATTGGAGGCGGACAAGGAGTGGCTACGATCGTTCAGCTTCCGTAA
- a CDS encoding hydroxymethylglutaryl-CoA lyase produces the protein MFILPKNVTIIEVGPRDGLQNEKNHVEEKVKLNFIHSLQAAGIKEMELTSFVSPKWVPQMADAKNIVEKTEKIGRQFVLAPNEKGAQLAIEAGAESIAVFVGVSNTFNQKNINRTTTESLDALKPVISKLKSDGIFVRACISTAFYCPYEGKIEKEEVSNLCNRFVSMGVDELSVADTIGMANPVESYELFKLLKEQFPEVLLTAHFHDTRKMAIANIFAALQAGIDRFDTSAGGLGGCPFAPGATGNVATEDVVHMLDSLGIETGIDVEKICDAVGMIAPHVSHPIETGMYKLYKNRSC, from the coding sequence ATGTTCATTTTACCAAAGAACGTCACAATTATCGAGGTAGGACCGAGGGATGGCCTTCAGAACGAAAAAAATCATGTCGAAGAAAAAGTGAAACTGAACTTTATCCATTCATTGCAAGCTGCAGGCATTAAGGAAATGGAACTTACTTCCTTCGTCTCCCCGAAATGGGTGCCGCAAATGGCAGATGCAAAAAACATCGTAGAAAAGACAGAGAAGATTGGACGCCAATTCGTGTTAGCGCCGAATGAAAAAGGGGCTCAGCTTGCTATTGAAGCAGGTGCGGAGAGCATCGCCGTTTTTGTCGGTGTCAGCAATACGTTCAATCAGAAAAACATTAACCGTACGACTACTGAAAGTTTGGATGCACTTAAACCCGTCATTTCAAAATTGAAAAGTGATGGCATTTTCGTGCGGGCATGCATTTCTACTGCGTTTTATTGTCCCTATGAGGGGAAGATAGAGAAAGAGGAAGTTAGTAATCTATGCAACCGATTCGTTTCCATGGGGGTGGATGAGCTAAGCGTTGCGGATACGATTGGGATGGCAAATCCAGTAGAGAGCTATGAGCTGTTCAAACTGTTGAAAGAGCAGTTCCCTGAAGTGCTGTTGACAGCCCATTTCCATGATACGCGCAAAATGGCAATCGCCAATATTTTTGCTGCATTGCAGGCAGGCATCGATCGTTTCGATACTTCCGCAGGTGGCCTAGGAGGATGTCCTTTTGCCCCTGGCGCAACGGGGAATGTAGCGACGGAAGATGTCGTTCATATGCTTGATTCGCTAGGGATTGAAACGGGAATCGACGTTGAAAAAATTTGTGATGCTGTTGGAATGATAGCTCCTCATGTTTCGCATCCTATTGAAACAGGAATGTACAAATTGTACAAAAATCGCAGCTGCTGA
- a CDS encoding alpha/beta hydrolase, with product MKRRFLYITGIIGSIYTAILTVLGFYAANRLMFMKLKDHDMIVKREIIAKRFDEHWYATVRKEDFWVDSPNGYPLRAVFLQPLETTRTMIICHGVTENKINSIKYARLFERLGFNSVIYDHRRHGDSGGKTTSFGFYEKVDLNALVSAVRDRIGSRALLGIHGESMGAATTILYAGEFEDEADFYILDCPFSDFTEQILHILRTNTPLRSSMTLRVANLFLKIRDGYTTGLISPREAIGNVKKPMLFIHSMEDDFILPEMTKELYELKEDKKMMKLFDKGAHAKSFNENPEEYEQEVLHFLHNFGFTTS from the coding sequence TTGAAACGGCGCTTCCTTTATATTACAGGCATTATTGGAAGCATTTATACTGCCATTCTTACAGTTCTCGGCTTTTATGCTGCAAATCGGTTAATGTTCATGAAGTTGAAAGACCACGATATGATTGTAAAGCGTGAAATTATTGCCAAACGGTTTGATGAGCATTGGTATGCAACTGTGCGCAAAGAGGATTTTTGGGTCGATTCCCCGAATGGCTATCCATTGCGTGCGGTTTTTTTACAACCGCTCGAAACGACAAGAACGATGATTATTTGCCATGGCGTGACGGAGAATAAAATCAACTCCATCAAATACGCAAGATTATTCGAACGTCTAGGATTCAATTCCGTCATTTATGACCATCGGCGGCACGGCGATTCGGGTGGAAAGACGACGAGTTTCGGTTTTTATGAAAAGGTTGACTTAAATGCTTTAGTATCTGCTGTACGAGACCGGATCGGCAGCCGGGCATTGCTTGGAATTCATGGTGAATCGATGGGAGCAGCGACAACGATCCTGTACGCAGGAGAGTTTGAAGATGAAGCCGATTTTTATATTCTCGATTGTCCTTTCTCCGATTTTACTGAGCAGATCCTTCACATTTTACGTACGAATACGCCTCTTCGCTCATCGATGACATTGCGTGTAGCCAATTTGTTCCTGAAAATCAGGGACGGGTATACAACTGGACTCATATCGCCGAGGGAAGCTATAGGGAACGTCAAAAAACCGATGCTGTTCATCCATAGTATGGAAGACGATTTCATTTTGCCGGAGATGACGAAGGAATTGTATGAGTTGAAAGAAGACAAGAAGATGATGAAGCTGTTCGATAAGGGTGCTCATGCAAAGTCGTTCAATGAAAACCCGGAGGAGTATGAGCAGGAAGTATTGCACTTCCTACATAATTTTGGCTTTACGACTTCTTGA
- the pxpB gene encoding 5-oxoprolinase subunit PxpB — MSNFTTKPIIKPLGDSAVIVQLGEGISPAIHEKVRNLSVLLNNRPFEGFVESVPAYNNLTVYYNPVIVHQSQAPLQTRLSPFQKVSAFMNELALEIQESIPFEARLVSIPVLYGGEFGPDLEDVANYHGISTEEVIRIHSESECLVYMIGFAPGFPFMGGMDERIATPRKETPRLAIAPGSVGIAGKQTGVYPMETPGGWQIIGRTPLDLFLPGMSPPTLLQAGDKIRFVPIFPEEYADYKEMKK; from the coding sequence ATGAGCAATTTCACTACAAAACCGATTATCAAGCCGTTGGGGGATTCGGCGGTCATCGTTCAGCTAGGAGAAGGAATAAGCCCGGCCATACACGAAAAAGTGCGAAATTTGTCCGTTCTGTTGAATAATCGGCCGTTCGAAGGATTCGTCGAGTCCGTACCCGCCTACAATAATTTGACAGTCTACTATAATCCTGTCATCGTTCATCAATCCCAAGCGCCTCTTCAGACAAGGTTGTCCCCTTTCCAAAAAGTGAGCGCTTTCATGAACGAGCTCGCTTTAGAAATCCAAGAAAGCATCCCTTTCGAAGCAAGACTTGTTTCAATTCCTGTGTTATACGGAGGGGAATTCGGTCCCGATTTGGAGGATGTGGCAAACTATCATGGCATCTCCACCGAGGAGGTCATCCGGATTCATTCAGAAAGCGAATGTCTTGTCTATATGATCGGCTTCGCCCCCGGGTTCCCGTTCATGGGCGGGATGGATGAACGGATTGCGACACCGCGAAAAGAAACGCCACGGTTGGCCATTGCACCCGGATCGGTCGGGATCGCCGGGAAACAGACGGGCGTCTATCCGATGGAAACGCCAGGGGGCTGGCAAATCATCGGGCGCACACCGCTTGATTTATTCCTTCCCGGAATGTCGCCTCCGACACTGCTGCAAGCCGGTGATAAAATCCGGTTCGTGCCGATTTTCCCGGAAGAATACGCCGATTATAAGGAGATGAAAAAATGA
- a CDS encoding kinase, producing MSIIEIVEKIIFQFLIRPNKTCPLIVGIDGLGGSGKTTLVKEIEQELINENCQAVTFHLDDHIVERKKRYQTGHEEWYEYYYLQWDVNNLTANLFEPLHSGCHSIYLAFYDKYTDSNLIKQTTVTSDSIVLIEGVFLQRHEWKRFYDIVFFLDCPRELRYERVLNRDLYIGNYEERLQKYQRRYWLGEEHYMDILKPITNANFVYYT from the coding sequence ATGTCTATTATAGAGATAGTAGAAAAGATCATCTTTCAATTCTTAATACGTCCCAATAAAACTTGTCCATTAATAGTTGGAATAGATGGTTTAGGTGGCTCTGGAAAAACTACATTAGTAAAAGAAATAGAACAAGAATTAATTAATGAGAACTGCCAAGCTGTCACTTTTCATCTAGATGATCACATTGTTGAAAGGAAAAAACGATACCAAACAGGACACGAAGAGTGGTATGAATATTATTACTTACAATGGGATGTTAATAACTTGACGGCCAATTTATTTGAACCGTTGCATAGTGGTTGTCACAGTATTTATCTGGCTTTTTATGACAAATATACTGATTCAAATTTAATCAAACAAACTACAGTAACATCCGACAGTATTGTTCTCATTGAAGGTGTATTTTTACAAAGGCATGAATGGAAAAGGTTTTATGATATCGTCTTTTTCCTGGATTGCCCTCGCGAGCTGAGGTATGAGAGGGTATTAAATCGTGATTTGTATATTGGGAATTATGAAGAAAGACTACAGAAGTATCAAAGAAGATACTGGTTAGGCGAAGAACATTACATGGATATCTTAAAACCAATTACGAATGCTAATTTTGTTTATTACACATGA
- a CDS encoding biotin-dependent carboxyltransferase family protein, with protein MSVTVLHPGLLTSIQDLGRYGSQKFGVIVSGAMDSYSLRLANLLVGNEEDEGALEITLFGTTLQFEEDHLIAITGGDFLATIDGEPAPTWRPIFVRQGSVLQFKSAVNGCRAYVAFAGGFAVPEIMGSKSTYLRAAFGGFQGRAIQKGDRLKCGELSELNRLFIQRLEKREANFTWSLNYNALINFQQAQTLRIIRGTEFDRFDKNSQRTLFNEPYTLTTQADRMGYRFEGPPLSLAEQFELLSEGVTYGTIQVPSSGQPIILMADRQTTGGYPKIGQVITADLPCLAQLQPTAKIRFKEVSLEEAENELLKNERIIEKIKIGIRYNGYAG; from the coding sequence ATGAGCGTAACAGTACTTCATCCCGGTCTTTTGACGTCGATTCAAGACTTGGGCAGATACGGCTCGCAAAAATTCGGGGTCATCGTGAGTGGTGCGATGGACAGCTATTCGCTCAGACTGGCGAACTTGCTTGTCGGGAATGAAGAAGACGAAGGTGCCCTGGAAATTACATTGTTCGGTACAACCCTTCAATTCGAAGAAGATCATCTAATTGCGATAACCGGTGGGGATTTCCTTGCTACAATCGACGGAGAGCCCGCACCGACTTGGCGTCCGATATTTGTCCGTCAAGGCTCCGTATTGCAATTCAAATCCGCGGTGAATGGATGCCGGGCGTATGTCGCATTCGCCGGCGGTTTCGCCGTTCCGGAAATAATGGGAAGTAAAAGCACATATCTCCGTGCGGCATTCGGCGGTTTTCAAGGGAGGGCCATTCAAAAGGGTGATCGATTGAAATGCGGTGAATTGAGTGAGCTTAATCGACTTTTCATTCAACGTCTGGAAAAACGGGAGGCCAATTTCACGTGGTCACTGAACTACAATGCGCTTATCAATTTCCAACAAGCCCAAACGCTTCGAATAATTAGAGGAACGGAATTCGATCGGTTCGACAAAAACAGCCAACGGACACTGTTCAATGAACCGTACACCCTCACAACGCAAGCTGATCGGATGGGCTACCGGTTTGAAGGTCCTCCGCTTTCATTGGCAGAGCAGTTCGAGCTGTTGTCCGAAGGTGTCACATACGGCACCATCCAAGTCCCATCCAGTGGGCAGCCGATCATTTTAATGGCGGACCGCCAAACGACAGGCGGCTACCCGAAAATCGGTCAAGTCATTACCGCCGACCTGCCATGTTTGGCACAATTGCAGCCAACCGCAAAGATCCGCTTCAAGGAAGTTTCCTTGGAAGAAGCAGAAAATGAGTTACTCAAAAATGAACGGATCATCGAGAAAATCAAAATTGGTATTCGTTATAATGGGTATGCGGGTTGA
- a CDS encoding NRAMP family divalent metal transporter has translation MDGKKLGDTHTEKKVTRSVLLGAAFLMATSSIGPGFLTQTTVFTQQLAASFAFVILISLLLDVFAQMNVWRIIAVSGLRGQEIANKVLPGLGVLLAILIVMGGLAFNIGNVAGAGLGLNAMLGLDPVMGAIISAAFAIFIFLVKEAGKAMDKVAQIAGGIMILLMLYVAFTTSPPVGEAIVNTFKPEQISIFAIVTLVGGTVGGYITFAGGHRLLDAGVKGIESLPQVTKSSVTGIAVTGIMRVALFLAVLGVVSQGLAIDPANPPASVFKLAAGNLGYKMFGVIMWAAAITSVVGAAYTSVSFIRSFHPAIEKYHNWVIILFILISTITFALVGRPVNILLLVGALNALILPLALGTLLVAAYKKNIVGEYKHPLWLTITGGFVVIVMGVLGIMTLIEQLPLLFK, from the coding sequence ATGGACGGGAAAAAGCTGGGGGATACACATACAGAAAAGAAAGTGACGAGGAGCGTTCTACTTGGGGCGGCGTTCCTCATGGCGACATCATCAATCGGTCCCGGATTTTTAACACAGACGACGGTGTTTACACAGCAATTGGCGGCGAGCTTTGCGTTCGTCATCTTAATTTCATTGCTGCTCGATGTGTTCGCACAAATGAACGTCTGGCGGATCATCGCGGTTTCAGGTTTGCGTGGTCAAGAAATCGCCAATAAAGTATTGCCAGGACTTGGTGTCCTGTTAGCGATCCTCATCGTCATGGGGGGACTGGCCTTCAATATCGGTAACGTTGCGGGAGCAGGTCTCGGGTTGAATGCGATGCTCGGACTTGATCCGGTAATGGGAGCGATAATCAGTGCGGCATTCGCCATCTTCATCTTCCTTGTGAAGGAAGCGGGAAAAGCGATGGATAAAGTCGCTCAAATCGCAGGGGGAATCATGATTCTCCTGATGCTTTACGTCGCATTCACAACTTCGCCGCCTGTCGGGGAAGCGATCGTCAATACGTTCAAGCCGGAGCAAATCAGCATTTTTGCCATCGTAACGCTTGTCGGCGGTACGGTTGGAGGCTATATTACATTCGCAGGTGGTCATCGACTTTTGGATGCAGGGGTGAAAGGTATTGAATCGCTTCCGCAAGTAACCAAAAGTTCGGTTACGGGTATCGCAGTTACAGGTATTATGCGCGTTGCATTATTTTTGGCTGTGCTTGGGGTTGTATCCCAAGGTCTTGCCATTGATCCTGCAAATCCGCCGGCCTCGGTATTCAAGCTGGCAGCCGGAAATCTAGGTTACAAAATGTTCGGAGTCATCATGTGGGCGGCAGCCATCACGTCTGTAGTCGGTGCGGCTTATACGTCCGTCTCATTCATCCGCTCATTCCACCCGGCTATCGAAAAGTATCATAACTGGGTCATCATCCTATTCATCCTCATATCGACAATCACGTTTGCACTTGTCGGTCGTCCGGTGAATATCCTATTGCTCGTCGGTGCGCTCAATGCACTCATTTTACCGCTTGCACTCGGAACGCTATTAGTTGCCGCGTACAAGAAAAATATTGTTGGGGAATATAAACATCCGCTCTGGTTGACAATCACAGGTGGATTTGTCGTCATCGTCATGGGTGTACTTGGAATTATGACACTTATTGAACAACTACCATTGCTGTTTAAGTAA
- a CDS encoding histidine phosphatase family protein: MTTIGLIRHGVTEWNDLGKAQGISDIPINKLGRKQANKIGDRLLDEGKWDVIISSDLSRAIETAQIIGGKINLSISHFDKRIREIDCGEIEGTTEETRQEKWGSNWREANLGMESFESVGKRGIEFLEEIVHTYTGKRILIVSHGALIGLTLQQLLPTMFESTYIDNTSLTLLHNTNGGWDCTLYNCIKHLI, from the coding sequence TTGACTACGATAGGGCTAATTAGACATGGGGTTACTGAGTGGAATGATCTTGGAAAAGCACAAGGCATATCAGACATTCCGATAAACAAATTGGGTAGAAAGCAGGCGAATAAGATTGGCGATAGGCTTCTAGATGAAGGCAAATGGGATGTGATTATTTCCAGTGACTTATCAAGAGCTATAGAAACTGCACAAATCATCGGGGGTAAAATAAACTTATCCATTAGTCATTTTGACAAACGAATCAGGGAGATAGATTGTGGCGAAATTGAAGGCACTACAGAGGAGACCCGACAGGAAAAGTGGGGTAGCAATTGGCGTGAAGCTAACCTTGGGATGGAGAGTTTTGAATCGGTAGGAAAAAGAGGAATAGAATTTCTAGAAGAAATAGTTCATACATATACCGGCAAGCGAATATTAATAGTAAGTCACGGGGCATTAATCGGTTTGACCTTACAACAATTACTCCCTACAATGTTCGAATCAACATATATAGATAATACCTCGTTAACGCTTTTGCATAATACAAATGGAGGATGGGATTGTACGCTTTACAATTGTATAAAACATTTAATATGA